GAACCAAACTCATCAGATATCAGTGTTTTCACTGTTTGACCTCttttttcatgtcattttaatcTGTTGCTTTACTCTTGCACATTGTTTTACACTATCACATGCTTCcttaataaaatgatttttgcaTTGTGCACATAATGAACAGTGTAAAAAATGTTGGAATATGGTTAcacatttttctccatatataaactgcaaaacactgcatatggaaaaaattgtaaatattgtGCACTCTGGAACAGCACAGACACAAGTGGTATGATGTGATCCCCATTTAATTTGTATAAGATGAAAAGGTGATCTAAaatcataaatataaataaattggcAAAGATAAGTCTGACTACTGGTCTGTATCACAACAAACAAAAGCAGTTCAATTGGTTAGATGAATGTGTCACAAGTGCATATAGGCCCACATGGCCACATGAAGTGAAAACATATAAACTTAACAGATAGTCTTAATTAAAAGCTTTATGTAGTCTCAAATATCATGCACTGATGAAAATGAACAGATATTCACAAAAGAGTAATTTAGTAACCAAAAGCATGTATTGTTTTTGAGAATGAAACCAAGTAGCCAAACAATTCTAATATTTAAAACTGAAGAAGACTGTGATCCTCTGCTTTCTTTTTATAGCACTGATAGCTCATATTATTATAAGTAGCTCATATCtctttttatcattattaatatttatttatttaatttatataattgtatTCTGTGTTATTTTCTTGTtgcataaaatcaaaattaaaaaaaagttgttgttcCTGAGTTCTTTCTATTAGGAAGTAATATTCAAGAATTAAATTGCAATTACAGTATGTAACCAAGAGTACCTTAGGTAAATCCAAAATAAATCatataggcctggtttcacagacagggcttagattaagccaggattaggctttaGTTTAAACTTTGAACCAAGCCCAAAGtagtttttataaacatgccttagaagAAAACCTGCGGATCTTGAGAAAAAATAATGGCActggcatattttaagatatgtcagtacaagttgctttcagttaaaacagctcaaacatgttttttagtgttttttactAGGCTTAAAAGtatagtttgcccaaaaattctgtcatcatttactcacccacaagttgttccaaacctttatgaatttctttcttctgttgaacacaaaagatattttgaagaatatgggtaactaAAAGGTTGATGGAGGggactatggaagtcaatagggtccataaactgtttggttacccatattcttcaaaatatcttcttttgtgttcagcagaagaaagaaattcatacaggtttggaataacttaaagggtgagtaaatgaagagtaatattcatttttcggtaaattatccctttaagcctTATCTGTGAAAACGGCggacataattttaattatcttattacttttttaatcaCAATGACAATAAACACTCATGACTGTAGCTAATGCTTACGTAATTCTTTGCCACTCCCATAAACGACACCTGTCATTTGACTTAAATAAGCGAACTGGCAGTGAAATCATCTTTAGGATTTTGGATCTGCAGCGATCATAAACATGGGCATTGAAGTTTAAAGCAGTGAAGAAGTTCTCCATGGAATTTCTTGAGCATCACTGCTTTCCCCTCTGGAATACAAGCTGCTCTCTTGACTTTCATTTGAATTATGTCAATGTATTGTTGTTCTTGTACATATCTGCAATCTCTGTGCTGACTGTGTGTGGAAACCTACTTGTCATCATCTCTATAACAGTTTTCAAGCAGCTTCACACACCAACCAACCTGCTCATCCTCTCACTGGCTGTATCTGACTTCTTGGTGGGAATTTGTGTGATGCCTGTTGAAAGCATTAGGAGCATTAACTCATGTTTTTATATGGAAAAATCACACTGTCGTATCTTTCATATAATTATGTCTATTCTTGGGTCTGCGTCCCTCATCAACATCATGCTTGTGGCTATTGATCGTTATTTTGCTGTATGTGATCCACTCCTGTATATGTCCAAAATTACAATGAGAAAAACACTGATCTGCATAAGTTTAGGATGGACTGCATCCATCTGTTATAATCTTGTACCAGTGAATTTGGGAAATTCAAACCTGACAGGAACAGTTGTGATCTGTCTAAGGGAATGTGCAGTGGCTGTTAGTAACGCCTGGGGTCCAGCTGACTTAATAGTGAGCTTCATTGCTCCATGTATAGTGATGTTAATTCTGTATGTAAGAATCCTCACAGTGGCCTTGAGACAAGCAAAGGCCATCTCCAACTTTACGAAGAAAAGAGTATCTCAGAAAAACCTAAAATCATTCAGGAAATCAGAGGTGAAGGCGACAAAAACATTGAGCACAATTGTCTTTGTGTATTTCATTTGCTGGGTTCCCTGGTATATAAGTATGCTTAATATGAAACAATTTCAAAAGTCATCTGTGAGCCTCTCTgctttaatgtgtttattttacacTAATTCATGCATCAATCCCTTTATATATGCAATATCTTACCCCTGGTTCAAAAGATCAGTGAAGCTTTTGGTTAGCCTAAAAATACTGCAGACAGCAACTAACCAGCTTAACTTATTTCCTGAAGACTTTTAATATGAAAATGCATCTATGTTACAAAACTATGTTTGCATTTGGTGATATTTGTTGGccttttgattaaaaaaaagaggaTAGTCTACCTTTATACATCATTAATTCGCTTTGTTTAGAATGACAGTTTGCTAAAAAGAAAAAGGACATTATAATTAGCAGATGTACTGTAACTGTCTTTGTGAATTTTAATGATGAATAATTATAACTCATGTGGAAATAACATAATTAACTATCAAAGTCTGCTTCAtatttgcaaaaaaattaaCACAAGTTTaagttatgcttttttttaactaaGCTAAGTCCTCGGTTGTACCGGTTAGTTGTAACACCTCCGATTTCTTCAATCAGGAACAAGTTACAAATCACCTAACATGTGCTTGGTTTAGTCCTTATTCCACATGTGTAAGTCCTATGGCAGACACAGCAGATTTTAGTGGAGAAAAACTAATTTTGATGTAagaaagtaactttttttactttacttatttttgttgttgcaaTTCCTGCTTTGTAGTTAAACTCCTCAAACTTAAATTATGTATATTGTGtgtctgtatatatatttttcataaaagttGTTAGTGCCAATGTTTTAGCTTTTAGCTGTAAGGTGATCTAGTTCATGACTGTTAGTTGTAGATCAATGAAACATGTTACAGTCTACCCCAagtagttgtttttaatttcagtATTCCTAGGTCAGCGGTGTCCAAAACCAGTCCTGGAggactgtcctgcaaagttcatctccaacttgcctcaacacacctgacTGGAAATTtctagaccttgattagctggttcaggtgtgccTAATTGGGGTTGTTGCTGAACTTTGCAGGATGGTGGCCTTCcgggagcaggattggacacctaAGCCTTGTAAGAGAAAGACAAACTGAGGGATGTAAAAATGAGCATTTgctcattttattcatttttgttacACACATCGATTATGTTAAAAAGTCTGAGCTGAATAAAAAGctttcaaaacagattttttgttgttgttgttgttattgttatcctctcttaagaagacctcagatgaccaacacttatgaagagacggcgccaactCCTGCGAAGACCTCAGAGCAACATGCACATTCcaaaatttctatatatcctaattgttgctgtatttaattttttccaggagctcattgcttcaaCCTTAAAATTAAAGGCTAACAgtgtttgtaaattaattgcacaaattattacattatttgctaactgcattcttctaatattgtaattttgacatgcatcctccgtaaagctgctttgaaacgatatgtattatgaaaagtgctatacaaataaatgtgaattgaattgaatttaattgaattatcCTTATTTCATTATGTTACATCTCACCCCAGGGTCTGTTAAAACTAACCCGGACTATGGGGTGAATTGTAACATCTCACTCCCCTTGTTTAACCACGCATTTTCTGTTTGTGCTGCAAATATAACAGCTATGTCATTTAATAACTGACAAGTGTAACTagttttaatcacattttgaaCGCACTGTTTTACAAGGAACTTCAAAACAGACAGAAATGTCAAAAATGCTGCAACCATCACCGGTCTACCTCCCTACTAGAGTACTCATGTTTCTGATCGCACGCGGAAGATTgaactgaaatcacgtgactcaGGCGTCAAGAAATCAGCTGAGGGCTCGGAGTTTCACTCAGGAAATCCAGGTAAACTGAACAACCAAAGTATATATCAAAGTAAAAGACGTGTCATTGTACACAGTGCAACTGTGTTGACTTAATTAAGAATGATTTTACGGGAAAAAGTCAGTGATTAAATGAACAAGCGTCGCTGATTATGAAGTTCATTGAATGTGAAACAGTTTTTGACAGCGCGTGatctgaacatttatttaacacaatACGACACGTTCATATTCCTGACCATTCATAGTGTACGTTTGGTGTGTCggtaaagtaaaaataaaaaccgTCTCATTTTGTAAATTAATGTGCTAGTGAGTTTGGGCGCTGTGATTTCCGCATTCTTTCGTTTTACAGGTGCAGAGGTCGCTAAACATTACTAACTAGTTAGCCTGCTAATGTATAAGCAACACTTCTAGCATTTTTCGTATCATTATCGAACTATTAGGAGGTGTTTCAGTAAAGCGAGGCACGTAGTCACACTATATAGGGCAAGTTGTCACAATTGGAGTAGCACATTATTGGCTTTACAGGGGAAGAAATCAACAGTAAAGTCAtcacaaaatataaaacgttTGCAGCTCAAACCTTCATTATATAGTCTGAATGTATAGAAATCAGACTATATAATAAAGAgagaatataataatatttgaatgatATTGGAGGACAGAATTCAcgaaacaatattttaaaatcaacaaatattatttaaaatcaacaaCATACATACAGAAAGAGAGGTCTGTGAGTAAATGTGATTTAACATCTATAATCTTTCTAGGTTTGGTGACTCGTTCTTTGATCTCCATCATGTCTGGGTCAAGCGGAACTGATGCAAATTTGCTGGCACAGTCTATAAGTTCGAATATTCAGAGAATAACACTGCTGAGTGAGTCAGTTTTACTCTACCTCCTTATTTATGTGAAGTGTGGACTGTGTGAAACACTGATTTGGGCAGATACATAACCATCCATTTTGTCCTGAAAACAAACTGGAAGGTTGCTGGTGTTCAGTCTTTCTTAAACTATGTCTAGACTAGTCTTTACTTGTGTCTTTAACCCTGCCAGAATGTTTAGTTGTCCTGCTGTCACAATTTCAGTTCCTTATGCAGTTAGCATGCATTGCACATAAATGTCCTTCATATTTACATAATTgcaatttaatgagaaaaaTCAAACCACAACATGTAAAATCAAGTATAAAAGGAATCGATAAAAAATGGATGCTTATGAAAAACCATAATGTACACTTTTACATAACCCCATAGCACGAGAGGTGTGCTTAGTCGTTATCTAGTTTGTTTAGGTCTTGCCTTTGTTTTTACCAGCTAATGAAATCCAGCAGATGATGAGACATTTTGGAACAGCACAAGACACGACTGTCCTGCGACAAACATTGTGAGTCGAATACAAGCGGCTAGTTAATTTCCCTTTAATTTAtcacacataaaataaataaataaacagttaaatatgtaaatgcaaatatatttgtttgtatttgtcAAAACACACAGACAGGAGAAACAGCAGAATGTCAATCATCTTGCTAAAGTGACAGATAAATACATGAAAGATTTCAGCTCTTTACCTGTGACCACAGAACAGGTACAGAAATCATACTGTCCCACCATATTACCTCATATTTCACCACATATACATACAATAATTCCCATGAAAGCACTTAAATAGACTTAAACTAGTATGAATTTGTATATGGTGGAACATTCACCGTCCAGAACTTTGATTTAGAAGTAAAGAAATACTAATATTTAGTGTTGGGATAGGGCTTAAACGCTGACATTTGACATTGTTTAACTTATAGGGACAGTGCACCCGAagtatgaaaattctgtcatcatttactcaccctcatgtcattatttattctgtggaacacaaaggaagatattttgaagaatgtttataACTAAATTGTTTTGGTTACaattgacaattttcattttcggctgaactatccctttcacAGTATTGTTCAAATGTGACATTCTTCTGTTCTCACGCAGCGGCAAAGAAAAATCCAGCGAGAACGTCTGATCAGTGAATTCTCCAATGCACTGGGCGTTTTCCAGAAAATTCAGCGAGAGGTACAAAAGAAAGAGAAGGAGTATGTGGCACGTGTCCGTGCGAGCTCAAGAATTTCAGTAAGTTTCATCTGGTACAATAGTAGTGAAAGAATTTCATTGCTATATTATCTACCCAACTGAAGGTTAACTCCAAAGTTTTTTCTGAGTAATAAATGGTGGCATATTGGCAGCATGTTATGGTTTTCTTACAATTCTGTTTCTGTCCACAGGCTGGTGATCCAGATGATAGCACTGGAGGATTTTTGGCACCCTTTCAAAGGTTAGACACTTTAAGATGCCACGTAGACGATGCTAAacacaggtgtaaacggggtctaaaactttttgagcttgtccacttttgacccCTACTGAGGTAGTCAAAAACGCATTCAGCcagattgctttcatagtgtagaTGCTCATGTAGTTGAATGTGTTCAAACAGATACACAAGACCACCCACTTtccacctactgacctaatgcataaacattatgggaagttgcgctagccagacgggatttaaaaTTTGTCGGCTGAAAAcctaagtttggtttgaaggcAAAAAATGTAggaagcacaatgttctctcaccattcctgatttttaACACACACTCATCACAGTGTTCGGCATGGTTTTGCcgctatcagagcagaaacgaaagcttctcattcatgaaacacgagcagaacaaatttttgtgtaaatcgtgtgtaaagtggttctggtgTAAATTttctgattcattaaaatgttcgtattttccaaatgttagttggtacgaaagaaatctacacctgctcccagccacacGTAagtagtgcgtttaacatccgaacgctttgctcattaataaggctgcattttaattcaccttaataaggtacattacacagcattttgaaaaaatattatatatagtaattacgtACGttgtttctttttacttttattgtgagagccagtaatagcatctgcaaacggagcactttaatcaaataattaattgatttcaatagggctgggcaaactaatggccccaaatggccaaaatccttcgtttggtgtcaggccctgcgtcccaatgtccatactatctaTCCTTAATATTaagtgagattaaaataagtgtgtcccaaagcatagtatgttgaaaagagtatgccaaaagtccccggatggtctactatttccgatAGATTtttgaagtgtggatccgtgcacaccaTAAATATTGttccacaacccattgcgcgttGGACgcggattcagttcagaactacaaacacgagtaaaaagtgttaaaagaCTACAAATCATGGCGGATATGCGTGATCGAAGCTGagaggtttgagtgactaataatcagtttaacctcaTAGAAAATATCTACTTAATtttattcatgttatttttcatttgcaAATACCAATGTAGACTTTTATAAAtatccgaatggccattaactttaaaatgcaccattatgcattaatatgaggagagttctcaacggcagatcaacgtgctgcatttcacttcactttttaaattggctaaatgaaatgtggaggatgtaagatgatggACAGGCCGGTTTAcagtgacaggatgcgacagagagaaaagacacaACTGTATgacggatttaatgggcgggatttatggtaattaaGAATGAACGTGCAGGCGCGTCCCATTTatgactgattggaattcattaacacacacgcacatttCACCATCACTTCTGatgtttacgaagtatttgtgaatcaggagaagagttttcgggaaggtctctttacgcgcaaatcactcacatatttacttgtatatttacgaatgtttcatgaatgagacccagtgTGTTTTCCTGTCGTATCTGGTCGCGTTCATATGGAAATTGAGTGAGCTTATTTCATCCATTAAATCAAAAGATATGAAAAAGCCCCTACATATATCCGCCCATAGACCCTTCCCTTGacgaaatcaggacagaagtggttgaaaggggacaaaagagacggattaaaacactaggtgtaaacgggaatgtgtctccctcatccacttgtgatccgattgaccaaaacacatcttaataccaggtgtaaacagggccaaaGAATATCTCTGCTGACCTGTCACATttatgcataaaaaataaatacaagtgTTTTCAACTGTCTGCTTCTTgatctgtctgtgtgtttttagTGATACTCAGGCTCAAACTCAAAGATATGAGGAGAACATCACAGAAGAAGATCTGCAGCTCATTCAGGAGAGAGAATCAGCAATCAGACAGCTGGAGGTGAGACTCATTTAAAGCCTGAGACAACAAAGACGAACTAATCTTACAAGTTACAAGCATTGTGCTAATGTAATGCTTTATTTGTGTGTGAAAAGATTAGGCCTTTGTAAATAACACTCTCTTGTTTTTCAGTCGGACATCACAGGCATTAACGAAATCTTCAGAGATCTGGGCATGATGGTGCATGAACAGGGAGACATGATTGGTAAGatctcatagagatttaactaGATTTTTACACTTTCGAAATTAAGTGGCAATGCACATGATGTTATACGATGGATATACGAGAAGGTTGCCAGGGCGTTGCTAACTAGCCCAAGCCAAAATAGTTCACCCCCAAATCTGTTTTAAGCCTATATTGCTTTTTCGAAATAGTGAGCTCAAATAAACTGCTTCAAAAGTTTGCTGTTGGAAACTCAAGTTAGGAAGACAGCATTCATATGACTAAACATGACTGATGTCTAACCAACTTGGCTCACACCAAATGCTCttaaaagaaatgtttcctTTAATTGTTGAAAAGTAAACAGTCCTGTGAGTAATGAGCCACAATCTTGTGGACAGTAAATAAATCTCTGTTTCAGTCAGGGTTAGTATTATTTCCCAGATCTCTACAGCATCTGTCTATTAACAGGATActgaaattgtaatttatatatatatatatatatatatatatatatatatatatatatatatatatatatatatatatatatatgtatgtatatgtatatgtgtgtgtgtgtaaaagcataataattatattaaaaatatttatacatttaaaataaaatattatctgTGGTGTTTTGTTTAGACTTGGCTCTGAGGGAGTGTGTGTTTAGTGATGAAACTCGTATCAGGAAAGAGCAATTAAAGGTGTTAAAAGGAAAAGCAGATGCTGATAATGAAGACCTGCGAGGCTTCACACACACCAGCTCACTGGGACTGTTTGTTCAAGCACTACTTTTAATGATAAGAACTTCTAATGATAAGACATGAGCTGTTAGCAAGCACCTATTGGTGTGATATTTCATCAAATTTACAACAGTTTGCATCATTGTTTGTGCTGCCCACCAAAACTTTGAGATGCATACCTGAATGGATGATGAAATATTGCTCACTAAGGGATTTTGAATGAAGTTCTGAGGATCTGAAGGACTGTGCATTATCCATAtgcaacatttttgttttaaacagaATAATAGTTTTGTGATGCAAATAACGGAGTAAGAATATTTGATAAGTTCCCTGTGCAAAactgcaggaaaaaaaatcattttgtgtttatctctgaatttttttttatctccatCCTGTTTTACAGACAGTATAGAGGCCAATGTATCAAACGCAGAGGTCTATGTGGAGTCGGCCACACAACAGCTGAATAGTGCAGCAGGTTACCAGGTACATCATGTACTCACCCTCTCGCTATTTCAAACCCGTATCACTTTATTTCTAATGTGGAACACAAAACGACAAATTTTGTTAAATGAAAGTAGCTGGATGctatcaagctccaaaaagaacaaaaaagcaCCATGAAAATTCCAATTCTTCACAACAGCTTTTAATTCATACAATaactttgtgtgagaaacagatgCAAATTTAAGTTGTAACTTGAAAGCTTGTACTTGTATGGCCTACGTTTATGCTACTTTTatgctatttttactgtattatattGAAGCTCAGGTAAATTGCAttaatgcattcatttttattttttattaaattactgttttatttaaaaaaaaaaaaaattgctaaatTAGTTACACATACTGTTTTACTAAAATGCAAAttgacaattattattattatttcttctgCTCCCTGTAGACGTCATTCCGCAAGAAGATTTTCATCCTTATCATTGTTCTCGTTGTGGTGGCTGTTGTTATTGGTTTGATTGTCTACGCTTCTGTGAAAAAATGAGTGTTTGTCAACTCTATCTGAAGGCCCAATGTTTGCACTGGCATGTTTTTAATGAGTTACGGAGGTTTGTCACCAagtgaagctgctttgactT
This genomic window from Chanodichthys erythropterus isolate Z2021 chromosome 4, ASM2448905v1, whole genome shotgun sequence contains:
- the LOC137018964 gene encoding trace amine-associated receptor 13c-like; amino-acid sequence: MEFLEHHCFPLWNTSCSLDFHLNYVNVLLFLYISAISVLTVCGNLLVIISITVFKQLHTPTNLLILSLAVSDFLVGICVMPVESIRSINSCFYMEKSHCRIFHIIMSILGSASLINIMLVAIDRYFAVCDPLLYMSKITMRKTLICISLGWTASICYNLVPVNLGNSNLTGTVVICLRECAVAVSNAWGPADLIVSFIAPCIVMLILYVRILTVALRQAKAISNFTKKRVSQKNLKSFRKSEVKATKTLSTIVFVYFICWVPWYISMLNMKQFQKSSVSLSALMCLFYTNSCINPFIYAISYPWFKRSVKLLVSLKILQTATNQLNLFPEDF
- the stx7l gene encoding syntaxin-7, whose translation is MSGSSGTDANLLAQSISSNIQRITLLTNEIQQMMRHFGTAQDTTVLRQTLQEKQQNVNHLAKVTDKYMKDFSSLPVTTEQRQRKIQRERLISEFSNALGVFQKIQREVQKKEKEYVARVRASSRISAGDPDDSTGGFLAPFQSDTQAQTQRYEENITEEDLQLIQERESAIRQLESDITGINEIFRDLGMMVHEQGDMIDSIEANVSNAEVYVESATQQLNSAAGYQTSFRKKIFILIIVLVVVAVVIGLIVYASVKK